The genome window CAGCTCTGATGGTATAAGCTAATATGATTATATTTCAGTACCATGATTTCAATCTGATTCGAAAGCACCAAGTTAATAAGCAACTATTTGTGCTCTGCATACAGGAATTTACATATCAACAATTCACATTCCTTTTTACCTCGAATTACAATCAATTGCAATTTCACAACCTTCATTTGGAGAACAACAATACAGGGACCTATGATCAGTAGAGCAAGCTAGAGTACTAGAGGAATCCCATCAAAGGGCAAAAAGAATCACAATAACTAACCTTTTTCCAAGGTAGACAAAGTCTAGTACTGGTGATTTGACTACAACTGTGATGAATTTTTCGTCCAACTATCACAAATTATCCTTGATGAAATCAAGATTGAGCGTGTCACGCACAATGAGGAACATGCCAACCATCAGCACCACCAATATCCCTGAGGACATGATCCCCTGCTCAACTTCACGGGGGATCTTCCGACCACCACGGGCCGCCTCAAGAAGGATCAACGCTAACGTCCCCCCATCCAATGCCGGCAGCGGCAACAAGTTTATGGCTGCAAGGTTGAGGTTAATCACCGCGGCGAATTGAAACAGCCCGTCAGCACTGGACCTGGCCACTTCGGCGCCAACAGCAATGATGGCCACAGGGCCGGACACCTTCTCCGCCGACTGTGAGAAGTTGAGCAAAGTTTGCCTGAGCCCGTCGAACACCGTCCCGGTCAAGACGGTGAACTCGCGCACGGCGAGGACGGTCGCGTCAGCCAGGTTCTGGGGGCGGACGCGCGTGACACGGAAATTGGGCGACAACTGCACGCCGATACGCCCTGTGCCATCGGCGCTGGTATCCGGCACGACGGTGAGTTCAACGGACTGCCTGTCCGGCACCCCGGGCGCGGTTCTTGAAACGGTAATGGGCACATTCTTGCTGGGGCTGGCCTTGATGAGGTCGACGAGGACGGGAACAGAGGGGTCCGGTGCGGCGCCGGGGACGGCGAGGATGACGTCGCCGGCGAGGAGACCCGCACGCGCGGCCGCTGAGCCTGGGAGGAC of Phragmites australis chromosome 3, lpPhrAust1.1, whole genome shotgun sequence contains these proteins:
- the LOC133912811 gene encoding probable membrane metalloprotease ARASP2, chloroplastic, whose protein sequence is MITTHLSPIPKPTFPSRFHSHLHPHLAVSLPLPRRHGQLAKPSAAAPPDLLASVESVASAASVLAAIVLVHESGHFLAAASRGIHVSQFSIGFGPALARFRVGPVEYALRAIPLGGYVGFPDDDPESGFAPDDPDLLRNRPVPDRLLVVSAGVAANLAFAFLIVYSQALTVGVPVQARLPGVLVPEVLPGSAAARAGLLAGDVILAVPGAAPDPSVPVLVDLIKASPSKNVPITVSRTAPGVPDRQSVELTVVPDTSADGTGRIGVQLSPNFRVTRVRPQNLADATVLAVREFTVLTGTVFDGLRQTLLNFSQSAEKVSGPVAIIAVGAEVARSSADGLFQFAAVINLNLAAINLLPLPALDGGTLALILLEAARGGRKIPREVEQGIMSSGILVVLMVGMFLIVRDTLNLDFIKDNL